One region of Triticum aestivum cultivar Chinese Spring chromosome 6B, IWGSC CS RefSeq v2.1, whole genome shotgun sequence genomic DNA includes:
- the LOC123138044 gene encoding chloride channel protein CLC-f, whose protein sequence is MPACDDDHASLLRSHPAAVAGGAGATSSSLSCPSPRAAAGHRHVDVEAADGAASPRRAGGVRGLLRHLDRRVYARGSARRQQQQQLDRSAALPEEPSAAPSQTQRERPGEELGDGAPPEWALLLIGCLLGLATGICVAAFNRGVHVIHDWAWAGTPNEGAAWLRLQRLSDTWHRILLIPVSGGVIVGMMHGLLEIFEQLKLAKQPQNQGISLLAAIFPTVKAVQAAVTLGTGCSLGPEGPSVDIGKSCALGCSEMMENNRERRIALVAAGAAAGIASGFNAAVAGCFFAIETVLRPLKAENAPPFTTAMIILASVISSTVSNVLLGERPAFTVPAYELKSAAELPLYLILGMLCGAVSVVFGRLVVWFSRFFAYMKERFDFPIVVYPALGGLGAGLIALKYPGILYWGFTNVEEILHTGKSASAPGIWLLTQLAAAKVVATALCKGSGLVGGLYAPSLMIGAAVGATFGGSAAYLINAAIPGSAAVAQPQAYALVGMAATLASVCSVPLTSVLLLFELTKDYRILLPLMGAVGLAIWVPSVVNQPNDGESSGFRAPMRGYSLVSLQDKNSSVWTRSDSVDDLELTISQSGLRNYGTYQEEVLLDDLKVSQAMSKRYVKVPPSATVTETLTLLSDKQQMCALVVDHEDFLEGLITLGDIS, encoded by the exons ATGCCCGCCTGCGACGACGACCACGCCTCGCTCCTCAGATCCCAcccggccgccgtcgccggaggGGCGGGCGccacctcgtcgtcgctgtcgtgcCCCTCGCCGCGCGCGGCCGCCGGCCACCGCCACGTCGACGTCGAGGCGGCCGACGGGGCCGCCTCCCCGAGGCGCGCCGGGGGCGTGCGCGGCCTCCTGCGCCACCTCGACCGCCGCGTCTACGCCCGCGGATCTGcgcgccggcagcagcagcagcagctcgatCGCTCCGCCGCGCTCCCCGAGGAGCCGTCTGCGGCGCCGTCGCAGACGCAGAGGGAGAGGCCGGGGGAGGAGCTCGGGGACGGGGCGCCCCCCGAGTGGGCGCTGCTGCTCATTGGCTGCCTCCTTGGGCTCGCCACCGGCATCTGCGTCGCCGCGTTCAACCGCGGG GTTCATGTCATCCATGATTGGGCGTGGGCAGGTACTCCCAACGAAGGTGCAGCTTGGCTCCGTCTGCAGAGGCTATCTGATACTTGGCATAGAATACTGCTGATCCCTGTGTCAGGAGGTGTAATCGTAGGAATGATGCACGGGTTGCTCGAGATATTTGAACAGCTCAAACTTGCGAAACAACCGCAGAACCAAGGAATCAGTTTACTTGCAGCCATCTTTCCGACTGTAAAGGCTGTACAGGCTGCCGTGACTCTTGGGACCGGTTGCTCATTGGGGCCTGAGGGTCCTAGTGTGGATATTGGTAAATCATGTGCACTTGGGTGCTCAGAAATGATGGAGAACAATCGCGAAAGACGGATTGCTCTTGTGGCTGCTGGGGCTGCTGCTGGAATTGCTTCAG GCTTTAATGCAGCAGTTGCTGGGTGTTTCTTTGCCATTGAGACTGTATTGCGGCCCCTTAAAGCAGAAAATGCACCTCCTTTTACGACCGCTATGATAATATTGGCATCAGTTATATCATCTACTGTATCAAACGTCTTGCTTGGAGAAAGACCAGCTTTTACAGTGCCAGCATATGAGCTGAAATCTGCTGCTG AGCTACCTCTATACCTCATCTTAGGAATGCTTTGTGGGGCAGTCAGTGTGGTATTTGGACGGTTGGTAGTATGGTTTTCAAGATTTTTCGCGTACATGAAAGAAAGGTTTGATTTTCCCATTGTAGTGTACCCTGCTTTGGGTGGTCTTGGAGCTGGCCTCATAGCCCTCAAATATCCAGGGATTTTATACTGGGGTTTCACAAATGTTGAAGAAATATTGCATACTGGGAAGAGTGCTTCTGCTCCTGGTATCTGGTTGTTAACTCAACTTGCAGCTGCGAAGGTAGTTGCGACCGCCCTTTGCAAGGGGTCTGGTCTTGTGGGTGGACTATATGCTCCAAGCTTGATGATCGGGGCTGCTGTTGGAGCTACTTTTGGAGGGTCAGCTGCATACTTAATAAATGCAGCTATACCTGGTAGTGCTGCTGTTGCACAGCCACAAGCTTATGCTCTT GTTGGAATGGCTGCGACATTGGCTTCAGTCTGCTCAGTCCCGTTGACTTCCGTATTGCTTCTCTTTGAGCTGACAAAGGATTACAGGATTTTGCTACCTCTGATG GGAGCAGTTGGACTGGCAATATGGGTTCCTTCTGTGGTAAACCAACCAAATGATGGTGAATCTTCAGGGTTTAGAGCACCCATGCGTGGTTATTCTTTAGTTTCACTACAAGATAAAAATAGTAGCGTCTGGACGCGAAGTGATTCCGTAGATGATCTTGAGCTTACTATCTCACAAAGTGGTCTTCGTAACTATGGTACCTACCAAGAGGAAGTGCTTCTAGATGATTTGAAG GTCTCCCAGGCCATGTCAAAGAGATATGTTAAAGTTCCACCATCTGCCACAGTGACAGAAACTCTCACTTTATTGAGTGATAAGCAGCAAATGTGCGCCCTTGTTGTGGATCATGAAGATTTTCTTGAGGGGCTTATTACATTAGGGGATATTAGCTGA